The Oncorhynchus gorbuscha isolate QuinsamMale2020 ecotype Even-year linkage group LG06, OgorEven_v1.0, whole genome shotgun sequence sequence TGCAGCATACATCCAGAAGAGGCACTGCAGCACCTGCCCAAGACCGGTCTGCTCGTCCGTTTAACATCAGCGGACATTTGAATTCCCATAGTAACTGTATCTGCAGTCGTGCCTTTCACCTGAACAACTTATAGGGTCTCTAGAAGAAAGCTGATTATATGAAAGACAAGAGGACATACATTTGACATGTCAAAGGTTTTGAAACCATAATTTTTTTAAGGCTTGCACTCCCACATAGTTTgagggtaaaaaaacaaaaacaagtggGAGTCAGGAAATCAGTATTAAAGACtggaggggaaaaaactatttttcATGAGAGGAAACAAAAGGCTTTCGAGACTGGGGACAAAGTATGTGTTCTGATGTGGAACATTTAGAATTCTAAATTCAGAAGATGTGCTAGTAGGTCAAGACTCCAAAAGAGAAAATGAAAGAGAAATTTAAAAACAAATTTGCAGTTTAAGTCCAGTTCAGACAGTGAACAATACATTTAGTAGATTATTTGAATATATTGATATTCAATTAGGGCACAGCAGGACCTTCCTGGAGTAGCGACAGAAAACACGAAGTTGGCAGTATTGTTCACTAACTTTAATAAGTTATACAGCATCAACTCTAAAAGTACAAGAGGAAACATTCTGCTTAACAACCTCTAAGTCATTTaggaccacaggaggttggtggcaccttaatcggGGAGGACCGGCTTgtagtaatggctggagcagaatgatATCAAAAATAagtcaaacacatggtttccatggtttccatgtgtttgatgccattccattggcaccattccagccattattatgagccgtcctcccctcaacagcctccattTTTTTGTACTGAGTACGTCCAGACAGAACCATGATTTCACCTTGCATAAAACCTTAGTCCAGATCATTGCATGTGCATTTAAAGTTAGAGGCATTGTTTAACAGCAGCCATTTAACTCTAATTCAACGCCAACATTTCTTTCCACAAAATGAACACAATCGTGTCTGCAACATGATTATTCAAATCACAACTTCAAACTCCATGCAAATACTTTCACAACACAATATGCTGTATAAAATTTCCAAACCACATTTAAAGTAAAGTTACAACGTTTCATATCTGAATAGCACTAGTATCTGCAAGTTACATCAACCTCAACACAGGCTGTATTCCCAATTATCATCAAGCCTACTTAATTCCTCCCACTTCAAATCATTAATAGAAATGAACAATTCCTCATAAAGCTAATTTCCTAATATATGTACTTACCATAGACAACCTTGTGAGAGGATAAGATGCATAGCTTACATTTTACCAACATATTTCAGTTTCAAGTGCAAAAACCATCAATAACATACATTTTAGCAAAAGGTGTGCAACCACCTGCTCGTCCGTTGCCCACATTAAAACTGGGAGGAGTTGTGCCTTTGTGGGCATAAAAGTTGACGCATGCGCGTCCATTTTAATTCGCACGGCAAAATTCATTCAGCTGTGACTGGGGTTACGTAGGTAGAGCATTGTTAGACCACTCATTTTGAAAATTCAATGAAAACGTACCCATTTTTTGACATTGAACCACTTGACTGTACCCCAGACCCTGTGTTGCAATGACCCACTGGTCCTGTATGGTTTGGTacagcatggtgcttgcaatgccagggttgtgggttcgattcccagggcCACTCATACACAAAAATGTAAGCACTTGACTAAGTCGCTtcggataaaagcgtctgctaaagggtacgtacgtacgtacacacacacacacctcgtacacacacacacacctcgtacacacacacacacctcgtacacacacacacacctcgtacacacacacacacctcgtacacacacacacacctcgtacacacacacacacctcgtacacacacacacacctcgtacgtacacacacacacacctcgtacacacacacacacctcgtacGTACACACACCTCGTACGTACACACACCTCGTACGTACACACACCTCGTACGCACACACacctcgtacacacacacacacctcgtacacacacacacacctcgtacacacacacacacctcgtacacacacacacacctcgtacacacacacacacctcgtacacacacacacacctcgtacacacacacacacctcgtacacacacacctacctgttGTCCCCAGCGGCTGCCGGGCTGAACGCTGCAGGCTGCACCAAATGGCTGAAGAGACAACCCCTCCTAGCTTGGATGATTGAGTTAATAACCAGTCAGAAAAACACTTGTTACTGACTGAACCATACTGCCAGGCTTGGCAACCTTAATCATTTGACTTATTACCCTTGGCCTAGTACTATCCTCACCGACTGTCCTCCAGCCTCCTCACCGACTGTCCTCAGTCAAGTCCTCTGGCCAGTATTGGTCCTGCATGTAGTGGTTTGAGGTAGCGGGGTCTGGGAGAGTGCCTATGTCCCAGTCCCTCATTCTGTCTCGTATGTCCTGTTCCCACTCCCTCTCcactagtttatacaggtccaaaGAAGCCAGAGCATCCTCCACTGAACTGTGGCCCTTTCTTCCAACCTGTTAGGGAAGAGAAAGATCATTGGTCATCAGAGTCAAAATGACAAAGTTTGACACCCCCTGACCAACCCAAACACTGTCAAGGCTGTTATGATCTGTCGTTCTATTCAGATCGCGAACCTCAAGATGCTTTTAAAAAATGGTCACCAAAAAAAACACCTAGAAGGCAGGGAGCACTCACCTGTATTTTCCTGTTTAGGAGGCCGTTTGTCAGGATCTTGAGTGAGACGCAGCGCTTTGTGGAGAAACCAGCCAGTTGTCTGAGCAGACGCGTGCCACTGGTGTCCCTGATCATGTGACCTGGGTGTGTCAAGTCTAAGGCCTGGAAGTCGTTATACAGAGCGTGGCCAATCACTACTTTCCCCTCCAGTAGTCGTAGTATCTGGACAAGGAAAGCAGACTGGTTAGTATTGGTGTCCATTAccattggggcagcaggtagcctggtggttagagtgtagaggtggcacgttgcctggtggttagagtgtagaggtggcaggtagcctggtggttagagtgtagaggtgacaggtagcctggtggttagagtgtagaggtggcacgttgcctggtggttagagtgtagaggtggcaggtagcctggtggttaaagtgtagaggtgacaggtagcctggtggttaaagtgtagaggtgacaggtagcctggtggttagagctttgggacagtaactgaaaggttgctagatcgaatccccgagctgacaaggtctggAAGTCGGGTCCTGTAGTCGGTCACAtctgtaattctgcccctgaacaaggcagttaaacccactgttcctaggcagtcattgtaaataagaatttgttcttaactgacttgcctattttaataaaggtttaattttttaaataattaccAATGAGAGTATGCACACAAAATAAACTAAATCATAAATGGCTGCCTTTGAATACATCCTTTGGGAAGGGCAGAGCGTTCTGTAAATGGTGCCTCTGGATGCCACTCCAACGGGTCCTGTAGTCGGTCACAGGCTGGCACGGACGGATGTACTTATCGTACAGGACGTTGCCATGGTAATCCACCAAGCTACAGCGTGCCAATTCACTAGTGCGCCCACCTAGCCCAGTGCCAACCATCTCACAGTCTATAGCCACCACATTGGTCAGGCACATGTTGTGGCAGGAAGAACGGTGTCCACTAGCTGGTGGGCTGGCCTCAGAAAAGAACCCACTGTCCACCTCCCATCGTTCACTTAAAGCAGCCGCAACCAGCTTTTTGCCTACTGAAGTCTGCCGGTTGGCTACCCTGTTGTCCCCAAAAGCAGGTATCAGCGAACCCTGTACAATAGGGGTTACTCCACATTTAACCAAATTAGTCCATGAGTCTGTGGGTTTTAGGGTGCTACCAACTTCTAGACAGGTGTGTCTCTCAGGTAATTTGTCCAGCATTTCAATGTTTTCCTCTGTCCCTTTCCTTGGATTGCTGATTTTATCATTTTTGTTGATGCTTCTTTCGTGTTCTGGCATTCTCAACATTATGAAGGAGCATTGCGTTCCGGGATAAATATCTATAAATATCTATACTTGTTGATCAGTCCCCAATAATTGCGATGGGTTTTACTTCTAATTGAAGTCCCCGCTTCAAACATTGTTCTTGGTCTTGTAGTTTATctgcaacaaacaaaacaaaaaatgctGCCAGCTCATtaattcattattttatttttaaacgcTAAATAGATACGCAAGTAGAGAATCTGCAACTATGACCTCACATCGTTACTTAAAGGGGAAATACATTAGTCCACTGATGATACAACCCCAAAATGTTTGCACCTCATTGTGACGCTTACTGTATTTGGAAAGTTCtacatcttgaaaacttgaccGCTGATCGGCAAAACATGTTGGGACTGTATCCGTGAACTAATGAAACAAATGTTAAAAGATCGTTTGAGTGGTATTTTCCTTTAAGAGTAGACATGCCAAATATGTGTGTCTTACCATGACGCAAACACTAGCAACATTGTATCTGTCATCATTGGCTAAGTTAACGCGCGTGCTCTGACAACGTGTTACCAACGTGGCAAAATCACATGAACAATCAAAATGCCGTCAAACCACAACCATACGATACATGCTTAGCTAGCTTGATAGAGACATTGACTAACCAAAACGCTTTGCAGACAAATAATATCCTAAAACATTGGTAGCATACCATACCTCTACTGGCATGTGCGCCTGTCTGCAACACTCTACAAATGTTAATAACTTGGCACTGATTGGCTTGTGCGCTGGTAAATCCCGCCTTTGGGGTTCGCATTCAACTCTGATTGGATTATATAATTTACCTTTCATGCATTTCTACCAATCAAAGAAGAATACCAACTCCTGAGCCGCTGTCAGTCATTTCACGGAAGAACATCCAcctcaactaaatgtattgacaAACAGCAACAATGTTGCCCTCTACTGGATAGAAAGAACAGTTAGTTACTTTATCAATAATCCTCCACCGTTCAAATCTGATTCAAACACTGAGtacggttacatgcacacaataatgcgAATATTGTGAATAGTCAAATTAATATAATAGTTTGGTTAAAACGTTTACATGCGTTGCAATTACCTTAAccttaaataaatgttaaatacaaataaaacataataaaaaatatttcCTTAATAATCCTGTTTaaaacacatctgaaatcaggctccCTGATGGCACTCTGATAAATGCAGAACATCACAAATCAACTTTCTACCACAGCTACAGTACCATCCTAGGCAGTAACATCTCAGGCACCATCTAAGGCAGTACCATTCCAGGCAGTATCATGTCAGGCTGTACCATGTCAGGCAGTATCATGTCAGGCTGTACCATGTCAGGCAGTATCATGTCAGGCTGTACCATTCCAGGCAGTATCATGTCAGGCAGTATCATGTCAGGCAGTATCATGTCAGGCAATATCATGTCAGGCAGTATCATGTCAGGCAATATCATGTCAGGCAATATCATGTCAGGCTGTACCATCCTACGATTTACTGTAGAAAAATTATGCAGTAGCTGTTTTCAAAGCATTTCTGCTGTGTTGCTTCATTGCTGCTAATTGCACAAATAAATAGGAATCCTATATCCCACCTCAGGCAGCAACAC is a genomic window containing:
- the LOC124037003 gene encoding LOW QUALITY PROTEIN: apoptosis-enhancing nuclease-like (The sequence of the model RefSeq protein was modified relative to this genomic sequence to represent the inferred CDS: deleted 2 bases in 2 codons), coding for MFEAGTSIRSKTHRNYWGLINKYRYYRYLSRNAMLLHNVENARTRKKHQQKDKISNPRKGTEENIEMLDKLPERHTCLEVGSTLKPTDSWTNLVKCGVTPIVQGSLIPAFGDNRVANRQTSVGKKLVAAALSERWEVDSGFFSEASPPASGHRSSCHNMCLTNVVAIDCEMVGTGLGGRTSELARCSLVDYHGNVLYDKYIRPCQPVTDYRTRWSGIQRHHLQNALPFPKDILRLLEGKVVIGHALYNDFQALDLTHPGHMIRDTSGTRLLRQLAGFSTKRCVSLKILTNGLLNRKIQVGRKGHSSVEDALASLDLYKLVEREWEQDIRDRMRDWDIGTLPDPATSNHYMQDQYWPEDLTEDSR